Within Flavobacteriales bacterium, the genomic segment GATGTCTTGGCTGCAATCCAGATCCTTCTATTCCCATTGAATACAACAAACTCACAGAATCTTGAATTGCATAATTAGGAACCATTATACCTCCATTCTCCAAGTCCTCCATCTTCATGCTAATTTTGTAATCGGTTTCTACAATTTGTATACCATAAAATTCGCCCACTCTTATTTCAAGCGCGCCAAGATCACTATAGCCTATATGAATCGGTCCTAATGAAGAATCTGGTATTTCAATTTTTAATGGCATGTCGTATTTAGACAAATCCATAACTATCAATTTATTATTTTTCAAATACTTTCTATGTTCTGCTTCTTGAGCTAAAACATCTTGTTCAGAAGGTCCAGAATCACCACAACCTACTATAGCAATAACCGCAAAAATTGCTAACCATTTCAAATTCATCATGCTGTTAAAATATTTTGTATTTATTTAAGTTAAATATAGCACAATAATTTTATTGATTTATTCGAAATAAGAAGGTTTTAGTGTGTAATACTTAGGTACGGTTGTTGTACAAAGCAGCACATCAATATTTTTTACCTTTGCTAAATCATTTATGAAAGCAACTTCTATTTTTCTTCTAATTCTTGTTACCTATATAATATGTATAGAGGAGAGTGTTGCGCAAGAGAATATTCTTTTGGGAAAAGTAGTTGAGCACGACGAGAATGGCCATAGTCATTCCCTGCCAGGAGCTAATATTTATTGGCTTGGGATAGAAAACAAAGGAGTCGCGGCAGACAACGAAGGAAACTTTTCCATTCCGAATCCTGAAATATTTCCTGCCAGTCTTATCGTAAGCTTTATTGGAAAGAAAAATGACACCATACAGGTTATGGAATCTCCATCGGAGATACTTACAATCCTTTTAAAAAGCAGTCGTGAACTAGAAGGCATTATTATTAAAGGTGAACTAGATGCAACTAGTGTATCTCTATTCTCTAATATTAATACAGAAACTATCTCTTCTAAAGAATTAAAAAAGGCAGCTTGTTGTAGTGTTTCCGAAAGTTTTGAGACAACTGCAACGGTAGATCTTAAATTCGACGATGGCATTTCGGGAACAAAAAAAATCCAGATGTTAGGACTTGATGGAGTCTATGCACAAATTCTAAATGAAAATATCCCAATGATAGGAGGTCTTTCTTCTGGGATCGGCCTTGGTTCCATACCAGGAACATGGATAGAATCAATATCTGTTTCTAAAGGAGCCGGGTCTGTAGTAAATGGATACGAATCAATTACAGGACAGATAAACATCGATTTAATTAAACCAGATAAAACGGATCGCGTGTTTTACAATGTCTATGGAAACTCACAAGGCAATGTTCAGGTTAACATGCATCTCGGACATAAACTAGGTAAGAAAGAAAAATGGAGTAGTCTCATGTTCTTGCACATGGGAGATTTATCTGCAACAAATGACGGCAATAAAGACTCGTTATTAGATATGCCATTGTCAAGAAAGTACAGTCTGTATAATAGATGGAAATATTCAGGCGATAACTACCACAGTCAGTTTGGTGTTAAATACCTTAATGACCACCGTTTAGGAGGTCAGCTTGGGTTTGCAGTACCTCAAGCTACTGATACTATCCCTCCTAAATATGGAATTGGCATAGACGCCGAGGAGATAGAGATATTTGCTAAAAACGGTTACGTCTTTCCCGAACACCCTTTTCAAAGCATTGGCCTACAGGTGAGTGCAAAATCACACAGGCAAAACTCGTATTACGGGTACGGCTTGAATACATACAGCGGAAATGAAAATCGTTTATACGCCAATCTAATATATCAGATAGATAGCAAAGCAGGTGTAAATGCCGTTAAGTTCGGATCAAGCTATATTTATGATGACTTTAACGAAAGATTTAATGACACCACCTTCTTAAGAACTGAAATGGTTCCTGGTGTATTTACCGAATACACCTATAATAAAAAGAAAACTACAATCGTTGGTGGCATACGAGCAGATTATCATAACCTATACGGCCTTTTCATCTCTCCTCGTTTGCATTATAAATTCAACTTTAAACCAAAATCTACTTTTAGATTATCGGGTGGAAAAGGCTTAAGAACAGCCAACTTTTTCATAGAGAATGGTAGAGCACTAGCTAGTTCAAGAGAAATCGTTTTCCAGGAAGCGTTACTTCCTGAAGTAGCAACGAATGCCGGAACAAGCATAACGCATAAATTTAAATTCTTAAACAAACCTTCTTCTATTAATGTAGACTATTACTTTACAAACTTCGAATCGCAAGTAATTGCCGACTACGATACCGATGTGGATAAGGTATTTGTATACAATTTGGAAAAGGAAGCCAAGTCCTTCTCGCATAGCTTCCAAATCGACTTTGATTTTGAAATTATGAAAGACTTTGAAGTTAAGCTAGCCTACAAATATTACGACGTCCAAATCACCTATAATGGATCAACTATGAGCAGGCCTCTTATCCCTACCGATAGAACCCTTGTTAACCTTAATTACAAAACAAAAGATGATAAATGGAATTTCAATTTGACCAATAAATACTTTGGCACTAGCCGGATTCCAAGTACAGAAGAGAATCCAATAGAATTCCAATTAAAGAAAAAATCTAATCCGTATTTCATGTTTAACTTTCAGGCTACGAGGAAGTTCGATAATACAGAATGCTATGCTGGAATGGAAAACATTACGAACTATGTACAACCAAATGCGATTATAGATGCTAAGAATCCATTTGGAGATTATTTCGACGCCTCACAAATCTGGGGACCATTGGCAGGTAGAATGTTCTACTTGGGAATGCGATTAACGATTAAATAAAAATCATGAAAATATTTATATCTAAAGTCACACTGATAATAGCTGCACTATTTTTCTCAATTAGTTTAACTGCGGTTGCAGGAGAAGAAGCAACGTCTATACTGATAAAAACCTCCGCTCAATGCAAGATGTGCAAAGCAAGAATTGAGAATGGATTGTTGTATGTAAAAGGAATTAAGAATGCTACGGTGGATCTTGCCACCAACAATGTCATTGTGAAATTCAAGCCTTCTAAAATTAATCCGGATGAGATTCGGAAAGCTATAACGTTAATTGGCTACGATGCAGATGAGATGCAACCTGATAAGGATGCTTATGAAAAGCTAGATGACTGTTGTAAGAAGCCTTAAGGCCAATTCATTCTAAAACTGTCAATTCGAGTGATTCAGCATAAGCTGGATTGTATCGAGAATAAAGTTTTAACACCACAAGCCAAATAATAGAGATTATTGGGTTCTCGATATAAATCCTTAAGAGTCAGGATTCACTCGAACGGACACTAATTTCCATTGAATTATAGTTAGCATCCCAACCTGAAAATGTCAAGGCTAATTCTATATTAAAATATTTTTGAGGAGGCTATTTAAAAGAGTCACAAAAGCTTTGGACAAAAAAAGAGGGGTATCATCAGATACCCCTCTTTTAATCTTAAATCGAATGCTTATGCAGTAACAGGAGCTAGCTCCGCTTTTAATGCAGCAAGACATTTATCAACGTTCTCTTCAGTTGCAGAGCCGCCCATCAAGCCAATTCTCCAGATTTTTCCAGCCATTGGTCCTAAGCCACCACCAATCTCTAATTGGTGATCGTTCAATAATTTTGTTCTTAATTCTAAATCGTCTACACCTTCTGGTATGTTGATTACATTACACTGTGGCAATCTATCAGACTCAGCAACAAAGAAAGTTAAACCTAACGCTTCTAAACCTGCTTTTAATCTTTCATGACATGCTAAGTGACGAGCAAATACTGCTTCAGCACCTTCGTTTGTAAACAATCTCAACGCTTCATGTAATCCGAATAATGCATTTACTGGAGCTGTGTGGTGGTAAGATCTTTTACCTGTTCCACCCCAGTAAGCCATTACTAAGTTCAAATCCATGAACCAACTCTTTACTTTAGAAGTTCTTGCTTCAATTTTAGCAACTGCAGCAGGACTTAGAGAGATTGGAGACAATCCAGGAACACAAGCTAAACATTTTTGAGATCCAGAATAGATAGCATCGATTCCCCATTCGTCAACTTTTACTGGTAAACCACCTAAAGAAGTAACCGCATCAACGATAGTTAACATACCTGCATCCTTAGCCATTTTACATAATGCCTCAGCATCAGATAAACATCCAGTAGAAGTTTCAGCATGTACAAATGCGAATAATTTTGCATCTGGGTTAGCATCGATAGCAGCTTGTGC encodes:
- a CDS encoding heavy-metal-associated domain-containing protein; translation: MKIFISKVTLIIAALFFSISLTAVAGEEATSILIKTSAQCKMCKARIENGLLYVKGIKNATVDLATNNVIVKFKPSKINPDEIRKAITLIGYDADEMQPDKDAYEKLDDCCKKP
- a CDS encoding alanine--glyoxylate aminotransferase family protein, coding for MGPGPTQVYPSVLESLSMGTIGHLDPQFIQMMDEVKEMLHGAFQTKNQLTMVVSAPGSAGMETCFVNLVEEGDKVIICANGVFGGRMKENCERYGGVPVMVEDDWGTAITLSKAQAAIDANPDAKLFAFVHAETSTGCLSDAEALCKMAKDAGMLTIVDAVTSLGGLPVKVDEWGIDAIYSGSQKCLACVPGLSPISLSPAAVAKIEARTSKVKSWFMDLNLVMAYWGGTGKRSYHHTAPVNALFGLHEALRLFTNEGAEAVFARHLACHERLKAGLEALGLTFFVAESDRLPQCNVINIPEGVDDLELRTKLLNDHQLEIGGGLGPMAGKIWRIGLMGGSATEENVDKCLAALKAELAPVTA
- a CDS encoding carboxypeptidase-like regulatory domain-containing protein; the encoded protein is MKATSIFLLILVTYIICIEESVAQENILLGKVVEHDENGHSHSLPGANIYWLGIENKGVAADNEGNFSIPNPEIFPASLIVSFIGKKNDTIQVMESPSEILTILLKSSRELEGIIIKGELDATSVSLFSNINTETISSKELKKAACCSVSESFETTATVDLKFDDGISGTKKIQMLGLDGVYAQILNENIPMIGGLSSGIGLGSIPGTWIESISVSKGAGSVVNGYESITGQINIDLIKPDKTDRVFYNVYGNSQGNVQVNMHLGHKLGKKEKWSSLMFLHMGDLSATNDGNKDSLLDMPLSRKYSLYNRWKYSGDNYHSQFGVKYLNDHRLGGQLGFAVPQATDTIPPKYGIGIDAEEIEIFAKNGYVFPEHPFQSIGLQVSAKSHRQNSYYGYGLNTYSGNENRLYANLIYQIDSKAGVNAVKFGSSYIYDDFNERFNDTTFLRTEMVPGVFTEYTYNKKKTTIVGGIRADYHNLYGLFISPRLHYKFNFKPKSTFRLSGGKGLRTANFFIENGRALASSREIVFQEALLPEVATNAGTSITHKFKFLNKPSSINVDYYFTNFESQVIADYDTDVDKVFVYNLEKEAKSFSHSFQIDFDFEIMKDFEVKLAYKYYDVQITYNGSTMSRPLIPTDRTLVNLNYKTKDDKWNFNLTNKYFGTSRIPSTEENPIEFQLKKKSNPYFMFNFQATRKFDNTECYAGMENITNYVQPNAIIDAKNPFGDYFDASQIWGPLAGRMFYLGMRLTIK